Proteins from one Asterias rubens chromosome 21, eAstRub1.3, whole genome shotgun sequence genomic window:
- the LOC117304883 gene encoding regulating synaptic membrane exocytosis protein 2-like isoform X3 encodes MCLARDPATMAHSKGPPTPLRKQDSSSSTSADTKTVNRTSPALADLDLSHLTSEEIGAIQKVLKKQESFERQAKVRAEQIEKAIRRYEATLAARESHPPRSKDDDLRMCRLCFVRKFTDGLGVTCGDCLHRVCANCSSQVVDGGASSPTPKHRFKHKKRWRCNLCKLQRDYLCVTGRWYYQDDTGRDTSAEYRRSRKQSQGNPPPRRRVVRSAQSDLEERFVHRNVEAIKRNSWDSGKHYKSDTEASSTCLLQSFARESLNGKKTVTRRRRRSSQLRQISCDSPGENLTQESDDGEWMNRALARRASHRRPLRRRRYGVTEATDKSPEGSQVLKASGQQASGSEDERQVSVADAERSPSNRRRSRPSIHGRRSPSGAAAPKEPPMEGGQTVISSAAERAKEARGKYKRTGSVKADFMGKLSQRAMERFRRRSRSESELNIPEQPPQQETTIYVRDDSEEVTIQKDQNDTSCKTRGFGLEVVGGRQDSDGWLRTFVTRVVVDGPADKVVVHKGDEILEWNEQSLENKTFEQVRLIVDQPCGDELKLRIVRYQAHRATADTLAAKRGSSVSIESEVYHRRKKISVGMRNSINTEQYKELFTPAPEETTGISGHRAGSRRRLPVPPLSSSGSCSSSARTSAPRVELTPAENQNLGELCMQLMLREETKELVVMLTEAKGLKVREGDPLGQPPSPYVNIYQLPYRRESLRYRSPTIPATATPAWNKTFVFPNIAQSEIAGLSLEFTVWDERPDCMNTFLGEVLIDLQDEALSGKPVWYPLADHDENIGELPCTTPPSVVLARIHQQQQHQAMGLGLMDAPHLLTPYLTGSGGVGHKELARCPSDSVREYGRGREGLMPLSVEAASQLAMEDRFDRLPLSRHRSCPSAGCNTYNKSDLPQIIVAGPSEDTWPDMFNERRKRSSSSFGSSIAGSSIAGSDWESCTSYSSGSRNSMDSDYHFSYSFKL; translated from the exons ATGTGCCTCGCGCGGGATCCCGCGACTATGGCCCACTCCAAAGGT CCGCCAACTCCTCTGCGGAAACAGGACTCTTCGTCTTCGACCTCTGCAGACACAAAGACAGTCAACAGGACATCCCCTGCGCTTGCTGACCTTGACCTTTCACATCTGACCTCAGAAGAAATCGGTGCAATACAAAAGGTGCTAAAGAAGCAAGAGTCTTTCGAGAGGCAAGCCAAAGTCAGagcaga ACAAATCGAGAAGGCAATACGTCGATACGAAGCCACACTTGCCGCCAGGGAGTCACATCCGCCGAGGTCAAAGGACGACGACTTGCGCATGTGCAGGCTCTGCTTCGTCCGGAAGTTCACAGACGGGCTGGGAGTCACGTGTGGGGACTGTCTCCACAGAGTGTGCGCCAACTGCTCGAGTCAGGTGGTGGACGGAGGTGCCTCGAGTCCAACTCCAAAACACAGATTT AAGCATAAGAAGCGCTGGCGCTGTAACTTATGCAAACTCCAAAGGGACTACCTTTGCGTGACCGGCAGATGGTACTACCAAGACGATACCGGGAGGGATACCTCCGCGGAGTACAGGAGGTCCCGTAAACAGAGCCAGGGCAACCCACCACCAAGGAGGAGGGTTGTAAGGAGCGCACAGTCGGACCTG GAGGAACGCTTCGTCCACAGAAACGTCGAGGCCATTAAGCGCAACTCATGGGACTCGGGAAAACACTACAAGTCCGACACCGAAGCCTCGTCCACCTGCCTCCTGCAGTCCTTCGCCCGAGAGTCCCTCAACGGCAAGAAGACCGTGACTCGTCGTAGGCGGCGCTCGTCGCAGCTCCGTCAGATCTCGTGCGACTCGCCGGGCGAGAATTTGACACAGGAGTCGGACGATGGTGAGTGGATGAATCGAGCCCTCGCTCGGCGAGCGTCGCACAGGCGGCCGCTGAGACGACGGAGGTACGGGGTGACCGAAGCTACCGATAAGAGCCCGGAAG GTTCGCAGGTTTTAAAAGCCAGCGGTCAACAAGCAAGCGGGAGCGAGGACGAGAGGCAAGTCTCCGTGGCAGACGCTGAAAGGTCGCCGTCAAACCGACGCAGGAGTCGGCCGTCCATCCACGGCAGACGGTCCCCTTCCGGGGCAGCGGCACCTAAAGAGCCACCCATGGAGGGTGGTCAGACGGTGATTAGCTCGGCCGCAGAGAGGGCGAAGGAGGCCAGGGGGAAGTACAAGAGGACTGGGAGCGTCAAGGCAGACTTCATGGGGAAGCTGAGTCAGAGAGCTATGGAGAGATTCAGGCGTAGGTCACGGTCGGAGAGTGAACTCAACATTCCGGAACAACCACCA CAGCAGGAAACCACGATATACGTCAGAGACGATTCAGAAGAAGTTACCATCCAGAAGGATCAGAACGACACGTCGTGTAAAA CTCGCGGGTTCGGGCTTGAGGTGGTTGGAGGCAGGCAGGACTCAGACGGCTGGCTACGTACTTTCGTCACTAGAGTGGTGGTCGACGGTCCGGCTGATAAAGTCGTTGTTCATAAAG GTGATGAAATTTTGGAGTGGAATGAGCAGTCTTTAGAGAACAAAACTTTCGAGCAGGTTCGACTGATCGTAGACCAACCATGCGGCGATGAGTTGAAACTTAGAATTGTCCGTTACCAAGC GCACAGGGCCACGGCTGATACTTTAGCGGCTAAACGAGGAAGCTCAGTCTCTATCGAATCAGAAGTGTACCACAGGaggaaaaagatatcagttg GCATGCGGAACAGCATAAATACGGAGCAGTACAAGGAACTATTTACACCAGCCCCGGAGGAAACGACGGGCATATCAGGTCATAGGGCAGGAAGCCGTCGACGTTTGCCCGTACCTCCG CTTTCGTCTTCAGGCTCGTGCTCTTCGTCCGCAAGAACGTCCGCTCCCAGAGTTGAACTCACTCCCGCTGAAAACCAAAACCTTGGCGAGCTGTGCATGCAGCTCATGCTGAGGGAGGAGACGAAGGAGCTGGTTGTTATGCTGACTGAAGCTAAAGGCCTGAAGGTGAGGGAGGGTGATCCATTGGGACAACCTCCAAGCCCGTATGTGAACATCTATCAGTTGCCTTACAGGAG GGAGTCACTTCGCTACCGATCACCAACCATCCCGGCCACTGCAACACCCGCATGGAACAAGACATTCGTTTTTCCTAACATCGCACAATcagag ATAGCAGGTCTGTCTTTGGAGTTCACGGTGTGGGATGAGCGACCAGACTGCATGAACACATTCCTAGGAGAG GTTCTCATAGATCTTCAAGACGAGGCACTGTCCGGCAAACCCGTCTGGTATCCGCTGGCAGACCACGATGAGAACATAGGCGAGCTACCGTGTACGACGCCTCCAAGCGTGGTGCTAGCACGGATACACCAACAGCAGCAACATCAAGCTATGGGGCTGGGCCTGATGGACGCACCACATCTACTCACCCCGTACCTCACGGGATCCGGCGGGGTCGGACACAAGGAGCTCGCTAGATGTCCTAGTGATTCTG tGAGGGAATATGGGCGTGGTCGGGAGGGACTTATGCCACTATCTGTAGAGGCTGCATCACAACTCGCTATGGAGGATCGATTTGACCGCCTACCTCTATCCAGACATAGGTCGTGCCCAAGTGCAGGATGCAATACTTATAACAAGAGCGATCTGCCTCAAATCATTG TTGCTGGGCCTTCTGAGGACACGTGGCCAGATATGTTCAACGAGAGACGCAAGCGTAGTTCATCTAGTTTCGGTAGCAGTATAGCAGGGAGCAGCATTGCAGGCAGTGACTGGGAGAGTTGCACAAGCTACAGCAGCGGCAGTCGTAACAGCATGGACTCTGACTATCACTTCAG TTACTCGTTTAAACTTTGA
- the LOC117304883 gene encoding regulating synaptic membrane exocytosis protein 2-like isoform X2 — MCLARDPATMAHSKGPPTPLRKQDSSSSTSADTKTVNRTSPALADLDLSHLTSEEIGAIQKVLKKQESFERQAKVRAEQIEKAIRRYEATLAARESHPPRSKDDDLRMCRLCFVRKFTDGLGVTCGDCLHRVCANCSSQVVDGGASSPTPKHRFKHKKRWRCNLCKLQRDYLCVTGRWYYQDDTGRDTSAEYRRSRKQSQGNPPPRRRVVRSAQSDLEERFVHRNVEAIKRNSWDSGKHYKSDTEASSTCLLQSFARESLNGKKTVTRRRRRSSQLRQISCDSPGENLTQESDDGSQVLKASGQQASGSEDERQVSVADAERSPSNRRRSRPSIHGRRSPSGAAAPKEPPMEGGQTVISSAAERAKEARGKYKRTGSVKADFMGKLSQRAMERFRRRSRSESELNIPEQPPQQETTIYVRDDSEEVTIQKDQNDTSCKTRGFGLEVVGGRQDSDGWLRTFVTRVVVDGPADKVVVHKGDEILEWNEQSLENKTFEQVRLIVDQPCGDELKLRIVRYQAHRATADTLAAKRGSSVSIESEVYHRRKKISVGMRNSINTEQYKELFTPAPEETTGISGHRAGSRRRLPVPPLSSSGSCSSSARTSAPRVELTPAENQNLGELCMQLMLREETKELVVMLTEAKGLKVREGDPLGQPPSPYVNIYQLPYRRESLRYRSPTIPATATPAWNKTFVFPNIAQSEIAGLSLEFTVWDERPDCMNTFLGEVLIDLQDEALSGKPVWYPLADHDENIGELPCTTPPSVVLARIHQQQQHQAMGLGLMDAPHLLTPYLTGSGGVGHKELARCPSDSVREYGRGREGLMPLSVEAASQLAMEDRFDRLPLSRHRSCPSAGCNTYNKSDLPQIIVAGPSEDTWPDMFNERRKRSSSSFGSSIAGSSIAGSDWESCTSYSSGSRNSMDSDYHFRLSTCSMPRPAPDGEDGMITEPGPGQVLLENFNGRPCGFIKLAMAVSKGSLEVEIICATGLLFHGESESLDTYVKTYLLEGDRQLVKRKTKVMHATCEPHYAQTLKYSACDITGRRLQVMLWRKTKIRESNQCLGEARITLDILEETTHSTAWYTLFPSGAYESLKSSQSLELLKF, encoded by the exons ATGTGCCTCGCGCGGGATCCCGCGACTATGGCCCACTCCAAAGGT CCGCCAACTCCTCTGCGGAAACAGGACTCTTCGTCTTCGACCTCTGCAGACACAAAGACAGTCAACAGGACATCCCCTGCGCTTGCTGACCTTGACCTTTCACATCTGACCTCAGAAGAAATCGGTGCAATACAAAAGGTGCTAAAGAAGCAAGAGTCTTTCGAGAGGCAAGCCAAAGTCAGagcaga ACAAATCGAGAAGGCAATACGTCGATACGAAGCCACACTTGCCGCCAGGGAGTCACATCCGCCGAGGTCAAAGGACGACGACTTGCGCATGTGCAGGCTCTGCTTCGTCCGGAAGTTCACAGACGGGCTGGGAGTCACGTGTGGGGACTGTCTCCACAGAGTGTGCGCCAACTGCTCGAGTCAGGTGGTGGACGGAGGTGCCTCGAGTCCAACTCCAAAACACAGATTT AAGCATAAGAAGCGCTGGCGCTGTAACTTATGCAAACTCCAAAGGGACTACCTTTGCGTGACCGGCAGATGGTACTACCAAGACGATACCGGGAGGGATACCTCCGCGGAGTACAGGAGGTCCCGTAAACAGAGCCAGGGCAACCCACCACCAAGGAGGAGGGTTGTAAGGAGCGCACAGTCGGACCTG GAGGAACGCTTCGTCCACAGAAACGTCGAGGCCATTAAGCGCAACTCATGGGACTCGGGAAAACACTACAAGTCCGACACCGAAGCCTCGTCCACCTGCCTCCTGCAGTCCTTCGCCCGAGAGTCCCTCAACGGCAAGAAGACCGTGACTCGTCGTAGGCGGCGCTCGTCGCAGCTCCGTCAGATCTCGTGCGACTCGCCGGGCGAGAATTTGACACAGGAGTCGGACGATG GTTCGCAGGTTTTAAAAGCCAGCGGTCAACAAGCAAGCGGGAGCGAGGACGAGAGGCAAGTCTCCGTGGCAGACGCTGAAAGGTCGCCGTCAAACCGACGCAGGAGTCGGCCGTCCATCCACGGCAGACGGTCCCCTTCCGGGGCAGCGGCACCTAAAGAGCCACCCATGGAGGGTGGTCAGACGGTGATTAGCTCGGCCGCAGAGAGGGCGAAGGAGGCCAGGGGGAAGTACAAGAGGACTGGGAGCGTCAAGGCAGACTTCATGGGGAAGCTGAGTCAGAGAGCTATGGAGAGATTCAGGCGTAGGTCACGGTCGGAGAGTGAACTCAACATTCCGGAACAACCACCA CAGCAGGAAACCACGATATACGTCAGAGACGATTCAGAAGAAGTTACCATCCAGAAGGATCAGAACGACACGTCGTGTAAAA CTCGCGGGTTCGGGCTTGAGGTGGTTGGAGGCAGGCAGGACTCAGACGGCTGGCTACGTACTTTCGTCACTAGAGTGGTGGTCGACGGTCCGGCTGATAAAGTCGTTGTTCATAAAG GTGATGAAATTTTGGAGTGGAATGAGCAGTCTTTAGAGAACAAAACTTTCGAGCAGGTTCGACTGATCGTAGACCAACCATGCGGCGATGAGTTGAAACTTAGAATTGTCCGTTACCAAGC GCACAGGGCCACGGCTGATACTTTAGCGGCTAAACGAGGAAGCTCAGTCTCTATCGAATCAGAAGTGTACCACAGGaggaaaaagatatcagttg GCATGCGGAACAGCATAAATACGGAGCAGTACAAGGAACTATTTACACCAGCCCCGGAGGAAACGACGGGCATATCAGGTCATAGGGCAGGAAGCCGTCGACGTTTGCCCGTACCTCCG CTTTCGTCTTCAGGCTCGTGCTCTTCGTCCGCAAGAACGTCCGCTCCCAGAGTTGAACTCACTCCCGCTGAAAACCAAAACCTTGGCGAGCTGTGCATGCAGCTCATGCTGAGGGAGGAGACGAAGGAGCTGGTTGTTATGCTGACTGAAGCTAAAGGCCTGAAGGTGAGGGAGGGTGATCCATTGGGACAACCTCCAAGCCCGTATGTGAACATCTATCAGTTGCCTTACAGGAG GGAGTCACTTCGCTACCGATCACCAACCATCCCGGCCACTGCAACACCCGCATGGAACAAGACATTCGTTTTTCCTAACATCGCACAATcagag ATAGCAGGTCTGTCTTTGGAGTTCACGGTGTGGGATGAGCGACCAGACTGCATGAACACATTCCTAGGAGAG GTTCTCATAGATCTTCAAGACGAGGCACTGTCCGGCAAACCCGTCTGGTATCCGCTGGCAGACCACGATGAGAACATAGGCGAGCTACCGTGTACGACGCCTCCAAGCGTGGTGCTAGCACGGATACACCAACAGCAGCAACATCAAGCTATGGGGCTGGGCCTGATGGACGCACCACATCTACTCACCCCGTACCTCACGGGATCCGGCGGGGTCGGACACAAGGAGCTCGCTAGATGTCCTAGTGATTCTG tGAGGGAATATGGGCGTGGTCGGGAGGGACTTATGCCACTATCTGTAGAGGCTGCATCACAACTCGCTATGGAGGATCGATTTGACCGCCTACCTCTATCCAGACATAGGTCGTGCCCAAGTGCAGGATGCAATACTTATAACAAGAGCGATCTGCCTCAAATCATTG TTGCTGGGCCTTCTGAGGACACGTGGCCAGATATGTTCAACGAGAGACGCAAGCGTAGTTCATCTAGTTTCGGTAGCAGTATAGCAGGGAGCAGCATTGCAGGCAGTGACTGGGAGAGTTGCACAAGCTACAGCAGCGGCAGTCGTAACAGCATGGACTCTGACTATCACTTCAG GCTGTCTACGTGCTCAATGCCTCGACCAGCACCTGACGGCGAGGACGGTATGATAACAGAGCCGGGTCCCGGGCAGGTTCTTCTAGAAAACTTTA ATGGTAGACCGTGTGGGTTCATCAAGCTTGCAATGGCAGTCAGTAAAGGGTCCTTAGAGGTCGAGATCATCTGCGCAACCGGTTTGCTCTTTCACGGTGAATCGGAATCACTAG ATACTTACGTAAAGACGTACCTCCTTGAGGGCGACAGACAGTTGGTGAAACGTAAGACTAAAGTCATGCATGCTACGTGCGAACCACACTATGCTCAGACTCTCAAATACTCTGCATGTGACATCACAGGTCGAAGGTTACAG GTGATGCTGTGGAGGAAGACCAAGATACGTGAGAGTAACCAGTGCCTGGGTGAGGCGCGCATTACCCTTGACATCCTCGAGGAAACCACACATTCAACCGCATGGTATACATTGTTCCCGTCTGGTGCCTACGAAAGCCTCAAATCTTCACAAAGTTTGGAGCTTCTCAAATTTTAA
- the LOC117304883 gene encoding regulating synaptic membrane exocytosis protein 2-like isoform X1 — MCLARDPATMAHSKGPPTPLRKQDSSSSTSADTKTVNRTSPALADLDLSHLTSEEIGAIQKVLKKQESFERQAKVRAEQIEKAIRRYEATLAARESHPPRSKDDDLRMCRLCFVRKFTDGLGVTCGDCLHRVCANCSSQVVDGGASSPTPKHRFKHKKRWRCNLCKLQRDYLCVTGRWYYQDDTGRDTSAEYRRSRKQSQGNPPPRRRVVRSAQSDLEERFVHRNVEAIKRNSWDSGKHYKSDTEASSTCLLQSFARESLNGKKTVTRRRRRSSQLRQISCDSPGENLTQESDDGEWMNRALARRASHRRPLRRRRYGVTEATDKSPEGSQVLKASGQQASGSEDERQVSVADAERSPSNRRRSRPSIHGRRSPSGAAAPKEPPMEGGQTVISSAAERAKEARGKYKRTGSVKADFMGKLSQRAMERFRRRSRSESELNIPEQPPQQETTIYVRDDSEEVTIQKDQNDTSCKTRGFGLEVVGGRQDSDGWLRTFVTRVVVDGPADKVVVHKGDEILEWNEQSLENKTFEQVRLIVDQPCGDELKLRIVRYQAHRATADTLAAKRGSSVSIESEVYHRRKKISVGMRNSINTEQYKELFTPAPEETTGISGHRAGSRRRLPVPPLSSSGSCSSSARTSAPRVELTPAENQNLGELCMQLMLREETKELVVMLTEAKGLKVREGDPLGQPPSPYVNIYQLPYRRESLRYRSPTIPATATPAWNKTFVFPNIAQSEIAGLSLEFTVWDERPDCMNTFLGEVLIDLQDEALSGKPVWYPLADHDENIGELPCTTPPSVVLARIHQQQQHQAMGLGLMDAPHLLTPYLTGSGGVGHKELARCPSDSVREYGRGREGLMPLSVEAASQLAMEDRFDRLPLSRHRSCPSAGCNTYNKSDLPQIIVAGPSEDTWPDMFNERRKRSSSSFGSSIAGSSIAGSDWESCTSYSSGSRNSMDSDYHFRLSTCSMPRPAPDGEDGMITEPGPGQVLLENFNGRPCGFIKLAMAVSKGSLEVEIICATGLLFHGESESLDTYVKTYLLEGDRQLVKRKTKVMHATCEPHYAQTLKYSACDITGRRLQVMLWRKTKIRESNQCLGEARITLDILEETTHSTAWYTLFPSGAYESLKSSQSLELLKF, encoded by the exons ATGTGCCTCGCGCGGGATCCCGCGACTATGGCCCACTCCAAAGGT CCGCCAACTCCTCTGCGGAAACAGGACTCTTCGTCTTCGACCTCTGCAGACACAAAGACAGTCAACAGGACATCCCCTGCGCTTGCTGACCTTGACCTTTCACATCTGACCTCAGAAGAAATCGGTGCAATACAAAAGGTGCTAAAGAAGCAAGAGTCTTTCGAGAGGCAAGCCAAAGTCAGagcaga ACAAATCGAGAAGGCAATACGTCGATACGAAGCCACACTTGCCGCCAGGGAGTCACATCCGCCGAGGTCAAAGGACGACGACTTGCGCATGTGCAGGCTCTGCTTCGTCCGGAAGTTCACAGACGGGCTGGGAGTCACGTGTGGGGACTGTCTCCACAGAGTGTGCGCCAACTGCTCGAGTCAGGTGGTGGACGGAGGTGCCTCGAGTCCAACTCCAAAACACAGATTT AAGCATAAGAAGCGCTGGCGCTGTAACTTATGCAAACTCCAAAGGGACTACCTTTGCGTGACCGGCAGATGGTACTACCAAGACGATACCGGGAGGGATACCTCCGCGGAGTACAGGAGGTCCCGTAAACAGAGCCAGGGCAACCCACCACCAAGGAGGAGGGTTGTAAGGAGCGCACAGTCGGACCTG GAGGAACGCTTCGTCCACAGAAACGTCGAGGCCATTAAGCGCAACTCATGGGACTCGGGAAAACACTACAAGTCCGACACCGAAGCCTCGTCCACCTGCCTCCTGCAGTCCTTCGCCCGAGAGTCCCTCAACGGCAAGAAGACCGTGACTCGTCGTAGGCGGCGCTCGTCGCAGCTCCGTCAGATCTCGTGCGACTCGCCGGGCGAGAATTTGACACAGGAGTCGGACGATGGTGAGTGGATGAATCGAGCCCTCGCTCGGCGAGCGTCGCACAGGCGGCCGCTGAGACGACGGAGGTACGGGGTGACCGAAGCTACCGATAAGAGCCCGGAAG GTTCGCAGGTTTTAAAAGCCAGCGGTCAACAAGCAAGCGGGAGCGAGGACGAGAGGCAAGTCTCCGTGGCAGACGCTGAAAGGTCGCCGTCAAACCGACGCAGGAGTCGGCCGTCCATCCACGGCAGACGGTCCCCTTCCGGGGCAGCGGCACCTAAAGAGCCACCCATGGAGGGTGGTCAGACGGTGATTAGCTCGGCCGCAGAGAGGGCGAAGGAGGCCAGGGGGAAGTACAAGAGGACTGGGAGCGTCAAGGCAGACTTCATGGGGAAGCTGAGTCAGAGAGCTATGGAGAGATTCAGGCGTAGGTCACGGTCGGAGAGTGAACTCAACATTCCGGAACAACCACCA CAGCAGGAAACCACGATATACGTCAGAGACGATTCAGAAGAAGTTACCATCCAGAAGGATCAGAACGACACGTCGTGTAAAA CTCGCGGGTTCGGGCTTGAGGTGGTTGGAGGCAGGCAGGACTCAGACGGCTGGCTACGTACTTTCGTCACTAGAGTGGTGGTCGACGGTCCGGCTGATAAAGTCGTTGTTCATAAAG GTGATGAAATTTTGGAGTGGAATGAGCAGTCTTTAGAGAACAAAACTTTCGAGCAGGTTCGACTGATCGTAGACCAACCATGCGGCGATGAGTTGAAACTTAGAATTGTCCGTTACCAAGC GCACAGGGCCACGGCTGATACTTTAGCGGCTAAACGAGGAAGCTCAGTCTCTATCGAATCAGAAGTGTACCACAGGaggaaaaagatatcagttg GCATGCGGAACAGCATAAATACGGAGCAGTACAAGGAACTATTTACACCAGCCCCGGAGGAAACGACGGGCATATCAGGTCATAGGGCAGGAAGCCGTCGACGTTTGCCCGTACCTCCG CTTTCGTCTTCAGGCTCGTGCTCTTCGTCCGCAAGAACGTCCGCTCCCAGAGTTGAACTCACTCCCGCTGAAAACCAAAACCTTGGCGAGCTGTGCATGCAGCTCATGCTGAGGGAGGAGACGAAGGAGCTGGTTGTTATGCTGACTGAAGCTAAAGGCCTGAAGGTGAGGGAGGGTGATCCATTGGGACAACCTCCAAGCCCGTATGTGAACATCTATCAGTTGCCTTACAGGAG GGAGTCACTTCGCTACCGATCACCAACCATCCCGGCCACTGCAACACCCGCATGGAACAAGACATTCGTTTTTCCTAACATCGCACAATcagag ATAGCAGGTCTGTCTTTGGAGTTCACGGTGTGGGATGAGCGACCAGACTGCATGAACACATTCCTAGGAGAG GTTCTCATAGATCTTCAAGACGAGGCACTGTCCGGCAAACCCGTCTGGTATCCGCTGGCAGACCACGATGAGAACATAGGCGAGCTACCGTGTACGACGCCTCCAAGCGTGGTGCTAGCACGGATACACCAACAGCAGCAACATCAAGCTATGGGGCTGGGCCTGATGGACGCACCACATCTACTCACCCCGTACCTCACGGGATCCGGCGGGGTCGGACACAAGGAGCTCGCTAGATGTCCTAGTGATTCTG tGAGGGAATATGGGCGTGGTCGGGAGGGACTTATGCCACTATCTGTAGAGGCTGCATCACAACTCGCTATGGAGGATCGATTTGACCGCCTACCTCTATCCAGACATAGGTCGTGCCCAAGTGCAGGATGCAATACTTATAACAAGAGCGATCTGCCTCAAATCATTG TTGCTGGGCCTTCTGAGGACACGTGGCCAGATATGTTCAACGAGAGACGCAAGCGTAGTTCATCTAGTTTCGGTAGCAGTATAGCAGGGAGCAGCATTGCAGGCAGTGACTGGGAGAGTTGCACAAGCTACAGCAGCGGCAGTCGTAACAGCATGGACTCTGACTATCACTTCAG GCTGTCTACGTGCTCAATGCCTCGACCAGCACCTGACGGCGAGGACGGTATGATAACAGAGCCGGGTCCCGGGCAGGTTCTTCTAGAAAACTTTA ATGGTAGACCGTGTGGGTTCATCAAGCTTGCAATGGCAGTCAGTAAAGGGTCCTTAGAGGTCGAGATCATCTGCGCAACCGGTTTGCTCTTTCACGGTGAATCGGAATCACTAG ATACTTACGTAAAGACGTACCTCCTTGAGGGCGACAGACAGTTGGTGAAACGTAAGACTAAAGTCATGCATGCTACGTGCGAACCACACTATGCTCAGACTCTCAAATACTCTGCATGTGACATCACAGGTCGAAGGTTACAG GTGATGCTGTGGAGGAAGACCAAGATACGTGAGAGTAACCAGTGCCTGGGTGAGGCGCGCATTACCCTTGACATCCTCGAGGAAACCACACATTCAACCGCATGGTATACATTGTTCCCGTCTGGTGCCTACGAAAGCCTCAAATCTTCACAAAGTTTGGAGCTTCTCAAATTTTAA